A single genomic interval of Zunongwangia sp. HGR-M22 harbors:
- a CDS encoding thioredoxin domain-containing protein yields the protein MESPQFTNDLINESSPYLLQHAHNPVDWRAWNKTALQEAKQSNKLIIISVGYSACHWCHVMEHESFEDEEVADIMNAHYVSIKVDREERPDIDQVYMQAVQIMTGRGGWPMNIVALPDGRPVWGGTYFRKEQWISALRQIRQIYEKEPAQLTNYAEKLEEGLHQLKTLEIDENDVEFSQDHLKNFLEIWKPYLDTKLGGNKNAPKFMMPTNLDFLLRYSYQFQDTQLNDYVLHTLNKISFGGIFDHVGGGFSRYAVDARWHVPHFEKMLYDNAQLLSVYSKAYKLTQYPWFREIVEKTALFIENELTDSSGAFYSALDADSENESGKQEEGAYYTWKKEELQKLLTSDYNLLASYFNINEKGYWENGNYILYKTEDDKSFAKKHQISLEELQNKKEKWTGILSEARKKRKRPGLDDKTLTSWNAMTITGFLDAYAATGITRFLEIASTNANFIIEKQCGSDFRLYHSYKNGKSKINGYLEDYAFTIEALVKLYEVTFDKKWIDLAKKMLQYSIKNFHNAENGLFNFTSLEDDPLISTPVEFTDNVIPASNSVMANNLFKLSKLLTNMEYQDITVKMLKVISEKIESYPMGYSNWLQLYMNMSNPYYEVAILGNKAMEYKTEIQKNYNPNLILSGSKVESDLPLLANRFINGKTQIFLCEEGKCQLPEQNLTSVLNNIQLV from the coding sequence ATGGAATCCCCGCAGTTTACTAATGATTTAATAAATGAAAGTAGTCCGTATTTGCTTCAGCATGCCCATAATCCAGTGGATTGGAGAGCATGGAATAAAACGGCATTACAGGAGGCAAAACAGAGTAATAAGCTAATTATTATAAGTGTTGGCTATTCGGCTTGTCACTGGTGTCATGTAATGGAGCACGAAAGTTTTGAAGACGAAGAGGTTGCTGATATCATGAATGCGCATTATGTTTCTATAAAGGTAGATCGTGAAGAACGACCAGATATCGATCAGGTTTATATGCAGGCCGTACAAATAATGACCGGACGTGGTGGCTGGCCAATGAATATTGTGGCGCTACCAGACGGCAGGCCTGTTTGGGGCGGCACTTATTTTAGAAAAGAACAATGGATAAGCGCCTTGCGCCAAATTAGACAGATTTACGAGAAAGAGCCAGCGCAATTAACTAATTATGCTGAAAAACTTGAAGAAGGACTACACCAATTAAAGACTCTTGAAATTGATGAAAATGACGTAGAATTCTCTCAGGATCATTTGAAGAATTTTTTAGAAATCTGGAAACCATATTTGGATACTAAACTTGGAGGTAATAAAAATGCTCCAAAATTTATGATGCCCACTAATCTGGATTTTTTACTGCGATATTCTTATCAATTTCAAGATACCCAGTTAAATGATTACGTTCTTCACACACTAAATAAAATTTCTTTTGGAGGAATATTCGACCATGTGGGCGGTGGTTTTTCCAGATATGCTGTAGATGCAAGATGGCATGTTCCGCATTTCGAGAAAATGCTTTATGACAATGCACAACTGCTAAGCGTTTACAGCAAAGCTTATAAACTTACTCAATATCCATGGTTTAGAGAGATTGTTGAAAAAACAGCCCTATTTATCGAAAATGAGCTTACAGATAGTTCGGGAGCATTTTACTCTGCTCTGGATGCTGATTCTGAAAATGAAAGCGGAAAACAGGAAGAGGGCGCTTACTACACCTGGAAAAAAGAAGAACTTCAGAAGTTATTAACTTCAGATTACAACTTACTTGCTTCTTATTTCAACATCAATGAAAAAGGATATTGGGAAAACGGAAATTATATTCTTTATAAAACCGAAGACGACAAAAGCTTCGCCAAGAAACATCAAATCTCGCTAGAGGAACTTCAAAATAAAAAAGAGAAATGGACTGGTATTCTTTCAGAAGCACGAAAAAAAAGAAAAAGGCCAGGTCTAGACGATAAAACACTTACTTCTTGGAACGCAATGACGATTACAGGTTTTTTGGATGCTTATGCTGCTACGGGAATTACCAGGTTTTTAGAAATTGCTAGTACGAATGCCAATTTTATAATTGAAAAACAGTGTGGTTCAGATTTTAGATTATACCATTCTTATAAAAACGGAAAGAGTAAGATTAATGGCTATCTTGAAGATTACGCATTTACAATAGAAGCTTTAGTTAAGCTCTATGAGGTTACATTCGATAAAAAATGGATCGATCTGGCGAAAAAGATGCTTCAATATAGTATCAAAAATTTCCATAATGCCGAAAATGGACTTTTTAACTTCACATCTTTAGAAGATGATCCATTAATAAGTACCCCGGTAGAATTCACCGATAATGTAATACCTGCTTCTAACTCAGTAATGGCTAATAATTTATTCAAGCTAAGTAAATTATTGACGAATATGGAATATCAGGATATCACCGTTAAAATGCTTAAAGTTATTTCAGAAAAAATCGAATCCTACCCTATGGGATATTCTAACTGGCTTCAACTATATATGAATATGAGTAATCCTTATTACGAGGTTGCAATTCTTGGCAATAAAGCAATGGAGTATAAAACTGAAATTCAGAAAAATTACAATCCTAATTTGATACTTTCAGGAAGTAAAGTAGAAAGCGACTTGCCTTTACTTGCCAACAGATTTATTAACGGAAAAACCCAAATATTTTTATGCGAAGAGGGCAAATGCCAGCTACCCGAGCAAAATTTAACGAGCGTTTTGAATAATATACAGCTGGTTTAA
- a CDS encoding inorganic phosphate transporter, translating to MEDVYIVMLVALLALAITDLVVGVSNDAINFLNSAIGSKAVSMRTILIVASIGVAVGAIFSSGLMEVARKGIFLPQQFYFEEIMIIFMAVMITDVLLLDFFNSIGLPTSTTVSIVFELLGAAVSIAVIKIYKDSGDLGLLTNYINTSKATEIIIGILMAVVIAFIIGLLVQYISRLIFSFQFEKKMKYVGGAFGGASLTAILYFILIKGLKSVTYLSEETLNFINENTLLIILIGFVIFSIISQLLMSIFKLNILRVIIVIGTFALALAFAGNDLVNFIGVPIAAWQSFTLWEAAYQSSGTLPSELLMSGLSGSVPTPEFLLIIAGGVMVVTLWFSSKAKAVVETGVNLARQGDGVERFEPNWLSRSIVRYSVIVSGAVSTVVPKVVKNKIDKKFEKPENTSRSKRLDAPAFDMVRASVNLVVASILISIGTNLKLPLSTTYVTFMVAMGSSLADRAWDRESAVYRVAGVLNVIGGWFVTALVAFTAAAIFACIIYYGGTIALAVLIILAVVLVVRSGIMHSRKSKEEKKNKRYNRTDIITINEITTETSENISSVIHGINRMYTKTVDNLGYHDLGKLKKNNKAIGKLEEEVDDLKGNIFYFIKSLDDDSVEASKFYILILDYLQDMTQSIAFITRNSYNHVHNNHKNLKFNQIRDLKKVDDRMQVLFDDIEHTFNNHEFGKIDQILTDKQELLDYVSDLIQKQINRIRTSETSPRNTKLYFGLLLETRDLITSTMSLLQLFQDFYREAKSTL from the coding sequence ATGGAAGATGTATACATTGTAATGCTGGTGGCCCTTCTTGCACTGGCAATTACAGATTTGGTGGTAGGAGTAAGTAATGATGCCATCAACTTTTTGAATTCGGCTATTGGGTCTAAAGCCGTTTCAATGCGAACCATTTTAATCGTTGCCAGTATAGGTGTAGCTGTAGGAGCGATATTTTCGAGTGGTTTGATGGAGGTTGCCAGAAAAGGGATTTTTCTGCCTCAGCAATTCTATTTTGAAGAAATCATGATCATTTTTATGGCGGTAATGATTACAGATGTACTGCTGCTCGATTTCTTTAACTCTATTGGTCTTCCTACTTCGACAACCGTATCTATTGTTTTCGAATTACTGGGTGCTGCTGTAAGTATAGCTGTAATTAAGATCTATAAAGATAGTGGCGATTTAGGATTATTAACTAATTATATAAATACCAGTAAGGCGACAGAGATTATTATTGGTATTTTAATGGCGGTAGTTATTGCCTTTATTATAGGGTTGCTGGTTCAATATATATCAAGGCTTATTTTCTCTTTTCAGTTTGAGAAAAAAATGAAATATGTTGGAGGTGCTTTTGGTGGAGCTTCATTAACCGCTATCCTTTATTTTATCCTTATAAAAGGTCTTAAAAGTGTTACTTACCTTTCTGAAGAAACACTAAATTTTATAAATGAAAATACATTATTAATAATACTTATTGGTTTTGTAATATTCTCGATTATCAGTCAGCTTTTAATGAGTATTTTCAAGCTGAATATTCTTAGGGTAATTATTGTTATAGGAACTTTTGCCTTGGCGTTAGCATTTGCTGGTAACGATTTGGTAAACTTTATTGGAGTGCCTATTGCTGCGTGGCAATCTTTTACTTTATGGGAAGCTGCTTATCAATCTTCAGGAACATTACCTTCAGAGCTTTTGATGAGCGGTTTAAGCGGGAGCGTCCCTACACCAGAGTTTTTGCTAATCATAGCAGGTGGTGTTATGGTAGTAACTTTGTGGTTTAGCAGTAAAGCCAAAGCAGTAGTAGAAACGGGAGTTAACCTGGCAAGACAAGGAGATGGAGTAGAGCGTTTTGAACCCAATTGGCTTTCCAGAAGTATTGTTCGCTATTCTGTTATAGTTAGTGGAGCTGTTTCTACCGTAGTGCCAAAAGTGGTTAAAAATAAAATAGATAAGAAATTTGAAAAGCCAGAAAATACTTCTAGAAGTAAGAGGTTAGATGCTCCGGCCTTTGATATGGTTAGAGCCTCTGTAAACCTGGTTGTGGCCAGTATTTTAATTTCTATAGGTACAAACCTTAAATTACCATTATCTACTACCTATGTAACATTTATGGTAGCTATGGGTTCTTCTTTAGCAGATAGAGCATGGGATCGCGAGAGTGCTGTTTATCGTGTTGCAGGAGTACTTAATGTAATTGGTGGTTGGTTTGTAACAGCATTAGTAGCATTTACAGCAGCAGCAATTTTTGCTTGTATCATTTACTACGGAGGGACTATAGCCTTAGCTGTTTTAATCATTTTAGCCGTAGTTCTTGTGGTAAGAAGCGGAATAATGCATTCTAGAAAATCGAAAGAAGAGAAGAAAAATAAGCGATATAATCGTACCGATATTATTACGATTAATGAAATTACCACCGAAACTTCAGAGAATATTTCTAGTGTAATACACGGGATTAATAGAATGTACACTAAGACGGTCGATAATCTTGGTTATCATGATCTTGGCAAACTGAAGAAAAATAATAAAGCTATAGGGAAGCTTGAAGAGGAAGTAGATGATTTAAAGGGGAATATTTTTTATTTTATTAAATCGCTAGATGATGACTCTGTTGAAGCCAGTAAATTTTATATTTTGATTCTGGATTATCTTCAGGATATGACGCAGTCTATAGCATTTATTACTCGTAATAGCTATAACCACGTTCATAATAATCATAAAAACCTGAAGTTTAATCAGATTAGAGATTTGAAAAAGGTTGACGATCGTATGCAGGTTTTATTCGATGATATTGAGCATACATTTAATAATCACGAATTTGGGAAAATAGATCAAATTCTAACAGATAAGCAGGAATTACTGGATTATGTTTCAGACTTAATTCAGAAGCAAATTAATAGGATTAGAACATCAGAAACCAGTCCTCGTAATACAAAATTATATTTTGGATTGTTATTGGAAACTCGCGATCTAATAACGTCTACGATGAGTTTGTTGCAATTATTTCAGGATTTTTATCGTGAAGCAAAAAGTACTTTATAA
- a CDS encoding NifU family protein: protein MENYKINIQHTTQTQIVKFEANKFLTKHENFEFKNIDEAAKSPIAQQLFYLPFVKTVYISQNFIAIEKYDIVEWPEVEQEVAEQIESYLNKGGIIIKNDETEQKNIPVTVYAESTPNPKVMKFVANRKLVLHAAEFKNIDDAKDAPLAQQLFHFPFVKEVFIDENYVSINKFDVASWEEITMELREFIRNFIQEGNSVLNNDAVTTSTEKNNTTEDAAKAPKPQINIDELDDTSQQVVAILEEYIKPAVANDGGNILFDSYNEETRTVKVILQGACSGCPSSTMTLKSGIETMLRDMLKGKVDYVEAVNG from the coding sequence ATGGAAAATTACAAAATTAATATACAACATACTACACAAACTCAGATTGTTAAATTTGAAGCTAACAAATTTTTAACCAAGCATGAGAATTTTGAATTCAAAAATATAGATGAAGCTGCAAAATCGCCTATAGCACAACAGTTATTTTACCTTCCCTTTGTAAAAACAGTTTATATCTCACAGAATTTTATCGCTATTGAAAAGTACGACATTGTAGAATGGCCAGAGGTAGAGCAAGAAGTAGCTGAACAAATAGAATCTTACCTTAATAAAGGTGGAATCATTATCAAAAACGATGAAACCGAGCAGAAAAATATTCCGGTAACTGTTTATGCTGAAAGCACACCTAATCCAAAGGTAATGAAGTTTGTCGCCAATCGTAAGCTTGTGCTTCATGCGGCAGAATTTAAAAATATCGACGATGCGAAGGATGCACCTTTAGCGCAACAATTATTTCATTTTCCATTTGTAAAAGAAGTTTTTATTGATGAGAATTATGTGAGTATTAATAAGTTTGATGTTGCCAGTTGGGAAGAAATCACCATGGAACTGCGTGAATTTATCCGCAATTTTATTCAGGAGGGAAATTCGGTTTTAAACAATGATGCCGTTACCACTTCTACGGAAAAAAATAATACAACCGAAGATGCTGCAAAAGCCCCAAAGCCACAAATTAATATTGATGAGTTAGATGACACTTCACAACAGGTTGTAGCGATATTGGAAGAATATATTAAACCTGCCGTTGCCAATGATGGAGGGAATATCTTATTCGATTCTTACAATGAAGAAACAAGAACAGTAAAAGTTATTTTACAAGGTGCTTGTAGTGGCTGCCCATCCTCTACTATGACATTAAAAAGCGGAATCGAAACGATGCTTCGTGACATGCTGAAAGGAAAAGTAGATTACGTTGAAGCTGTAAATGGATAA
- a CDS encoding OmpH family outer membrane protein, whose translation MKQFKTLFIALALTLGATTFVNAQDSKIAHIATQDLIESMPAYKEAMTQLDKLRNTYDAEIKDMMNEAQKTLQRYEAEAETVTEEENQKRSMELQGAQRRIQERSQKASQDLQKKQQDLVRPILEKARGAIQKVARAKGYDYVLDSTTGAGVIMADGYDLMPAVKTELGM comes from the coding sequence ATGAAACAATTCAAAACACTTTTTATAGCCCTAGCCTTAACATTGGGAGCTACAACATTTGTAAATGCGCAGGATTCTAAAATCGCTCACATTGCAACTCAGGATCTTATCGAGTCTATGCCAGCCTACAAAGAAGCAATGACGCAGCTTGATAAGCTACGAAACACTTACGATGCTGAGATCAAAGATATGATGAATGAAGCTCAAAAAACGCTTCAACGTTACGAAGCTGAAGCAGAAACTGTAACTGAGGAAGAAAACCAAAAACGTTCTATGGAGTTACAAGGTGCGCAAAGAAGAATTCAAGAACGCAGCCAAAAAGCTTCTCAGGATCTTCAGAAAAAACAACAAGATCTTGTAAGACCAATCTTAGAAAAAGCTCGTGGTGCTATTCAAAAAGTCGCAAGAGCTAAAGGATACGACTATGTATTAGACTCTACAACAGGTGCTGGAGTAATCATGGCAGATGGTTACGACTTAATGCCAGCTGTAAAGACTGAATTAGGTATGTAA
- a CDS encoding OmpH family outer membrane protein encodes MKKIFLIILTILLPLGAFSQRGLNIGYIDMDYILENIPEYQEASNQLDNRVQDWKNEIDTKKRAISEIQTQLENERTLLTKELLEEREDDIKYLQDQLTEYQQKRFGPGGDYILQKRQLIKPIQDQVFNAVQEIAERRKFDFIFDRTSDIGMIYAKSNYDMSDQVVRIITRAANREEIESRQDLIELQQAENRTVEQDSVIQAREQASQNAKTERELYIEERRRKRDSMRAAKKAEFEERRAQILKDRERRRDSINAAREAEVRTKDTIN; translated from the coding sequence ATGAAAAAAATATTCCTTATCATACTAACCATACTTTTACCCCTGGGAGCTTTTTCCCAACGCGGACTCAATATTGGTTATATTGACATGGATTATATTTTAGAGAATATTCCGGAATATCAGGAAGCATCAAATCAACTTGATAATCGTGTGCAGGATTGGAAAAATGAAATAGATACTAAAAAAAGAGCAATTTCTGAAATTCAGACCCAGCTTGAAAACGAAAGAACTTTATTAACTAAAGAACTTTTAGAGGAACGAGAAGATGATATTAAGTATCTTCAGGATCAATTGACCGAATATCAACAAAAAAGATTTGGCCCGGGTGGTGATTATATTTTACAAAAGCGCCAGCTAATTAAACCTATACAAGACCAGGTATTTAACGCAGTTCAGGAAATAGCTGAAAGAAGAAAATTTGATTTTATTTTTGATCGAACCTCAGATATTGGTATGATTTATGCCAAATCCAATTACGATATGAGCGATCAGGTAGTAAGAATTATTACAAGGGCTGCTAATAGAGAAGAGATTGAAAGCCGCCAGGATCTTATAGAATTACAACAAGCAGAAAATAGAACTGTCGAGCAGGATTCAGTAATTCAAGCTCGGGAGCAAGCCTCTCAAAATGCCAAAACAGAACGCGAATTATATATTGAAGAGCGAAGAAGAAAACGTGATTCTATGAGAGCTGCTAAAAAAGCTGAATTTGAAGAAAGAAGGGCACAGATATTGAAAGACAGAGAGAGAAGAAGAGATAGTATAAATGCAGCCAGAGAAGCTGAAGTTAGAACTAAGGATACAATCAATTAA
- the murI gene encoding glutamate racemase, protein MVKDKIGIFDSGIGGTSIWKEIHELLPFENTIYLADSANAPYGIKSREEIVALSRKNTIKLLELGAKIIVVACNTATTNAIQELRTEFDVPFIGIEPAIKPAALKSKTKTIGILATKGTLSSQLFSKTSELYTRGLKVIEVEGNGLVELIEADKINSEEMDILLQNILIPFQEQALDYLVLGCSHYPYLIPKLRHFFSNDISIIDSGEAVARQTKAVLEKLKILNTNFQQKGECKFYTNTNPNVLQKIINPEKEEFQVKQKKF, encoded by the coding sequence ATGGTAAAAGATAAAATCGGCATATTTGATTCTGGGATAGGCGGCACCTCTATATGGAAAGAAATTCACGAACTTCTTCCCTTCGAGAATACTATTTACCTTGCAGACAGCGCTAATGCTCCCTACGGAATAAAAAGTCGAGAAGAAATTGTGGCATTAAGCCGAAAGAACACCATTAAACTTTTAGAATTAGGCGCTAAAATAATTGTTGTAGCCTGTAACACCGCAACCACCAATGCAATCCAGGAGCTAAGAACTGAGTTTGACGTACCATTTATAGGAATTGAACCAGCAATAAAACCAGCTGCTTTAAAATCGAAAACAAAAACGATTGGCATTCTTGCAACCAAAGGAACGCTTAGCAGCCAATTATTCTCAAAAACTTCAGAATTGTATACACGAGGCCTAAAAGTGATTGAAGTAGAAGGAAATGGTCTTGTAGAGCTTATTGAAGCCGATAAGATTAATTCCGAAGAAATGGATATCTTATTACAAAACATTCTAATTCCGTTTCAGGAACAAGCTTTAGATTATCTGGTTCTCGGTTGTAGTCACTACCCCTACCTGATCCCTAAATTACGTCATTTTTTCAGCAACGATATATCAATCATCGATTCTGGTGAAGCGGTTGCCAGACAGACAAAAGCAGTCTTGGAGAAATTGAAAATACTAAATACTAATTTTCAACAAAAAGGAGAATGTAAATTTTATACGAATACTAATCCGAATGTACTTCAGAAAATAATTAATCCTGAAAAAGAAGAATTTCAGGTAAAGCAAAAAAAATTCTAA
- a CDS encoding PorP/SprF family type IX secretion system membrane protein, with product MILSLFFVFPVNNAIAQEVIPTYSDYLTDNLYLLYPSMAGASNYNQIRLTARQQWFDVKDAPNLQTLSVNGRLGEKVGLGTIFFRDENGYFSKLGAYGTFAYHLMFSRDNVNLNQLSFGISAGIIQHRLDQSQFTVFDPLIGGRNATDFFANMDLGMSYYYMDFYAHIAAKNIISVERDLFYSDAVPNNQRKYLASAGYVFDFYKDDWGLEPSVLFQLREQNSQSSVDANLKAYKDFDFGLGWIGASYRHSFDASEYNRNGEEVARQSLKYITPFLGIEYKQFIFGYTFSYQLNTMVLSDNGFHQLTLGYNFGKNRERYDCHCPAIN from the coding sequence TTGATTTTAAGCTTATTTTTCGTTTTTCCAGTCAATAATGCGATAGCACAAGAAGTTATCCCAACCTACTCCGATTATTTGACAGATAATTTATATCTTCTTTACCCTTCTATGGCGGGCGCTTCTAATTATAATCAGATACGTCTAACCGCAAGGCAGCAATGGTTTGACGTTAAGGATGCACCCAACTTACAAACTTTAAGTGTTAATGGAAGACTAGGTGAAAAGGTTGGATTAGGTACTATTTTTTTTAGAGATGAAAACGGTTATTTTTCGAAATTGGGTGCTTATGGTACTTTTGCTTATCATCTTATGTTTTCTCGCGATAACGTCAATCTGAATCAATTATCATTCGGGATTAGTGCGGGGATTATTCAGCATCGTTTAGACCAATCTCAGTTTACAGTTTTTGATCCTTTAATTGGAGGCCGTAATGCAACCGATTTTTTTGCTAATATGGATTTGGGAATGTCTTATTACTACATGGATTTCTATGCGCATATTGCAGCTAAGAATATAATTTCTGTAGAGCGCGATTTATTTTATTCAGATGCCGTTCCTAATAATCAAAGAAAATATTTGGCATCTGCCGGTTATGTTTTTGATTTCTATAAAGATGATTGGGGATTAGAACCTTCAGTTTTATTTCAGTTACGAGAGCAAAATTCGCAGAGTAGTGTAGACGCAAATCTAAAAGCTTATAAAGATTTTGATTTTGGCCTTGGGTGGATAGGTGCTTCTTATCGGCATAGTTTTGATGCTTCAGAATATAACAGAAATGGGGAAGAAGTAGCTCGCCAAAGTTTGAAATATATCACACCGTTTTTAGGTATTGAATATAAACAGTTTATTTTTGGGTACACTTTCAGCTATCAATTAAATACAATGGTGTTAAGTGATAATGGATTCCATCAACTTACACTAGGTTATAATTTTGGAAAGAATAGAGAACGATACGATTGTCACTGTCCCGCAATAAATTAG